The nucleotide window agataaaataataatttctattttacaTCTCGAATCCTATTTGAatactatttttattagtttattatggACATCGATAACTGACTGTTACATAATGAAAGTCgtaaaaatacgagtgtgggctTATGAAACGAGGTAAAAGCGAGTTTCATACAAACATGCTCTCTATGATGTGTTGGATCATTTTACGACCGCCATTGCGGAATTGATCACACTgtttgcaattgacatttcatttcgaataaaacatcATATCGACTACTCAAAATTCGAAatttcacagataagaaattgGTTCTAACAAAATAGTGTATCTTTACACTGGCcctaatttgcggtttttaaacgcttcatagagggtttatgacataaataaataataataaataaatattaggggacatcttataCAGATCAACCTAGGCCAAAACTAAGCAAAgattgtactatgggtgctaggcgacgatatacatacttatacatagaaaacacccatgactcgggaacaaatatttgtgttcatcgcacaaataaatgcccttaccgggattcgaacccaggaccaccggcttcacaggcagggtcactacccaagtATATAGTaattaggccagaccggtcttaCCTTAGGCGGCTGGTGGCGACTGCGACTGTTGTCGTCGCTGGAGTCCAGGTGGGAGCCCCAGTCGGGCTCGGACTCCGAGCTGGACTCGCACGGCgacggcggcgccggcggcgcgcCCACCACCGTGTTCAGAGGGAAATATCTGACGAAATTATTAACTTATCTCACTAATTCTTGCCACAATTAATGAATGAGTGAACAatggttttttaagtttttttataagttttgttcgGGTTTTTGGAATACTTTAGCAGCTCCGATATatgtgatggcgactgtacgtatggtgctaatttaccgccctagtgcggtaactagcactataGGTGCgaatgtcgaaaatttaaacggCCATATGGACTGTAaaacaatacacgtgcgaaaaggtaattcgcaactcgtgtcgattctGTCTTGAAACCCGCTATCCCGCATGGCGGTGATGTTAAAACGTCCGCAGAGCAgtagtaaaaatgtttattgtatgTTCAATGTTAAAGTGAAAATGCTAAGTAAATAAGTCTAAATAGATTGATAGACGAATTGCTGCtttttagatagatagataagacATTTATTTGTTTGCTGCAAACACACACAATCCCATCCAATCCAATACACCCAATCACATCCAATGGAGGATGGCGGGTCTGCGAGGCGTCAGTAgtgtacaaattattttttatttctcatgctcggaaagtgggtcgttgttgttctaaaaagtgtgcagaaaatgatacgtttctgctctagagcactgtactttctaagtacgttgttttctttttctttacGACAAGCAGTTAAAATTtcggttttaaatggatttgttgtacaatttctaTTCTGATAATTAATTCCCCATTCAATAAATAACGacatttttacctaaattgttaattgaaagtaccctcaagaaattccactgaagtttatacttagccgtgttttttaaatgcatatgtattttactttcctcgtattcgaaccccttggttaacaatctactattaaagaTTCGTATTCGTATTTTAAGCAATCATTGTGACACATTAAAGCAACCTTTCCCTAGGGATCCTTTCCAAGCAAGAACTATGTACGCGACAGTTGCACCAGCCTGGTGACTATAGGATTCATTAGTTATTTAACAGTGGACATATATTATGTAGTATGAAAATTTAAGTTTACATTTTTGGCCGGAAATCGAGATCACTACTTTTACTTCCCCCGTAGCCAACAGTCCAGTGAGTGCTCAGTACCCATGTGTATATAGTCCAGGTGGAAAATTCATCAGTGGCTGGGCACTACCTAGTCCCACATTGTAATTAAGAATGACGGAGGAGGAGAAAGTACTGCTGCAACAGCGCATGTGGATGTAATCCTTCTAAAGTTAGTCGCCAGGTGTCGCTACCTCcatggaaaaataaataaatattataggacacaaGAGTAGTGTAGTCCCAAAGTAAGCTCAGTCATACCACATACCACCTCGGTAATAAGTAGTACATACATCTGTAAGCTAAGCTTCAAGTATAAGTTTAACAATATCTCACCTCAACTGATCCGGAGTATAGTACCGGTAGGTGTGCTGGTACTGCCCCGGCAGCAAGGCGTGCGGGTAGAAGCCGGCCGGGGGCTTGACGTGCGTCCCCGGGCTCTTCAGCGGGGCGCGGCGCCGCTGCACGGTCATGGTCTGCAGGTCGGCGCAGGCGCCTCGCCGGACCGAGTTGAGCCGCGCGTTCCACTCGCTGGCTGACGCTATCGCTGCCGCCGCCATGTCCTGACAAACAATAATTGTTAAAAACTCTCTATATGCATCGGCGATAGGGTTATGATAATTGGGGTTAATTTCATAACAGTCGTGTACTATTTTCTACCGAAATTGTACGGCATGGTTGCATTTCAACCGAGAATATATTGATTGTATCAGTTTTGTAAACAAATTCGTGCTTTGAATTTGACAGCTAATGTAGATGAAGCTGTACCGCTTCTACCGCTCCGTACATGATGTGATAACTCTTGTTGATAAAAGTAAACAACTTAGTaccacaaaacatttttttttgaaaaacacttgaaaaataagtgaCAGccaatatgtaaaaaaaaaaaaaattttaaactgtttatttcaagaaagattacaaagactatttacagacttagcctaatctacataataataataataataatatttaataatattaatatttatttatgtaataatatttatattcttttgatttcataagtaatagtaaaaaaaaaactaaaagcgtttttgtataaaaagacatgttaagattgtttaccatttttctaatgctaaagaAAACGAGGTATAACAATCTTTGATATTTCTTTGAACGAAGGCAGCACAAATCACATACCTGTCTAGTCTTCTCCGGATCAATCTTAGGCGGTTCCGGTTTATCTGAAGACTTGTCCGAGATCTTCATCTCCACCCGGTCCACTCTCACTTCAGGTTTCTCCGGAGGCTCCTGTGCGACGGCGATCTGCCGCTCGCGTTGGTGCGACCGATATTCTTCGTATTTATGGGGGTAGTCTGACAGCATGATGTCTAGGACTTCGCTGGCGTCCACTGCTGTGATgcctgaaaatgaaaatttaactTAATAATAGCTAGGATATTCATtcaaagaagttttttttttccaattaattaaattgtgtAGTTCTTTGTCACATTAGACACAATGTCAAAGATACAAACATTACCCATATAGTCTGGCCAGCAACTAGTATcacaatcacgtttgttgtatgggagccccacttaaatatttattttattctgtttttagtatttgttgatagcggcaacaaaaatacatcatctgtaaaaatttcaactgtctagcttatcacggttcatgagatacagcctggtgacagacggacagacagacagcgaagtcttagtaatagggtcctgtttatacccttagggtacggaaccctaaaaaaggattgTGATGATTGACAAGAACTAAGACAGATTTAAGTACTGTATGCAAGAGTCCGTCAAAGCAACTGCATCAATTCGAACAGAAGAAAGTGAGGAAATGGCATTATAAAGATCATAATTCTTTTCGTAGAAATTTGATGAACATTGCCACGCGTTGTCATTACAAATGCTATGTAGACTTAGCTGGGTCCGACTCTAGTAATAACCTGGTGATATCTCCGTTGGTCAAATGGTGGACCGATGACATAGTAGAGGTTGCCGGGAAAGACTGGATGTACAATACCAAACATAGATATTTATGGAAGAAATGGGAGGCGGCCTTTACCCAAACGGGATCCATACCCCAAGAAAGAAAAATCAACAGAAATAACAACaccttaaaaacatattttagccaaatttaaaaactaaaatagaaaAGAGTATGGAAATaaagaggctataataataTTCTCCGTTGGTGTAGTTACCGAATACCCTGGATAAGTGGACACAGTAAAGTGGACTTACCAAGATCGCAAAGAGCTTCAGTCACTATCCCTTTCCGGAGGATGTAGTCACGCTCTTCGCCGCCCACAGCGCGGCGCTTAAGTTCAGGGTAGCGCCGCTTGAAGCTCTTCACACCGAGGAACATCGCTACTTGCTCTTGAATCATCATCACCtggaataaatgtatttttaaataagaaaaaaatacaggaaCATTGATTACAGGCACTACAGCTTAAGTAATTAAGCTCtcaaaaaattacgtttttagGTTATTCGATATATTCCGATAAAGTACGCATAACTTAATCAATAACGCTTTCGTAAATACTattatatagtataatataaataacaatttaagtaCCGACCTAAAATAATCCTGACGCTAATGATTTAGAAAGAGTTcgttaacgtaaaaaaacaaacttgtaAAATATACCTGATGTTCAGCACTTGGGTTTTCAGGAGGAGGCCACATATATTCTTTGACATCAgcagccgtccaaactttattgctaaaaaattaaaataatgttggtAATTAGAATTAGTCGCGATTGTAAACTACATATTGttataataaaacttatatttaccTGTCAAACAAATCTGCGAACTTGGATTTCCTCATTTTAGTACTACTTTCGTTTGTCGAGCTTTTTACAGAACTCTGGGAGTCTTCGTCTAACAAATGCGAGGGtctgaaaataataaatcactGTAGATAGATTTCTTAAGCATTACATATTGCCGCCATATTATAatgacattttataaaaaaaaaaagaattgttttttgtaacatTTAATTAGGCAAAGGAAACCAGTTCCAAACAGCCAGTTGAAAATACagatagtttgtcaaaggattgtctcattacaaacatagacagagagaatcatactatctttgtcttacattagtactagcacccaaaagaaagggatgagtataattttcctggttggtACTGACtgatcgttttttttagcattaaaaaaaGGTAGAAGCGAACGTGACgtatctttttattgaaaagtaAGACGGCAAAATATGcaacaattataattattttaaatcattCACTTTATTCTGGTTTCATAAGTAGTAGGTATAGTAtaggtcaagcaaatcttgtcagtaaataggaacaaaaaatactatactcatccttttcttttgggtgctagtactagtgtaagacaaagatagtatgattctctctgtctatgtttgaaataagacagtcctttgtcaaactatagttactgtatttaaaaaagtgttttttaatacaaaaaccaGGTTGAGATTGTTtcccttttttctaatgctaaaaaaacgaagtaattATAGCTGACAAAAATTTAGACCCTCTTGTGTACTTACTTAGCAGGTGTAGCATTATCATCCATCATGCAAGTTTCCTCTTCGAATAATTGTACCGTCGTGGTAGCAGGTCCACATACACGTCCGTAAATACCCATGGTCTCCTAAAATAGTGTAATCTATTGTATTATACGTATTTTTTAAGAAAGAAGTTTCTGATGAAGTactaatttgatatttttttaatttgctaaaTCTTTTGTGAATCAAAACACTAcccgaaataaaataattcagtgATATTTTAGATTATTCATTATAAATTTCACCTACTCTAGCCCGGCTGGCAATAGTTCCCATTGGCGAGGCGCCCTTTAAACTAGAAGCTCTTAGAAACGGCTTtcctattttttaataatttaaatcatAAATAGTAAACCATGTTAGTTTCGGATTGAAGCTAGTATACTCCACCAATGACTATCACTAAACATGAGCACTATGTAAGTACCCACCTTCATGTACATAGCACCGCGACCACCACCCcggccccggccgcggccgcgagGGGTCTTGGCAGCGCCGCGGCCTCGTCCGCCGCGGCTGCCTCGCCCGCGCCCTCCTCGGCCCCGACCCTCACTCCCTGGCGTCTCTGGAGACTTCATAAACGTGTCTTCCAATTTAGGCAGTGTTGTCTCTAATACAACTTTTAACTCCTGAGTTTCTGGGAATATTTTCATATCCGTACTGCTGCAGGAATCTCTACTCTTTCGACTGCTCAGGGGCGTCGTGCAAACGGAAGGCATTTTATCAAGTGCCTCGGTCATTCGCGGCAGTTTCACCCGTGAGCTAGTCGGGTCAATCTCTTCAGGAGTTTTGTCctctttgttaaaaaaattagtagCGGTCTCGACAATCGGTTCAGGTTCTTTGGGCGGCGACGCCAGAGCGCGCTTCACGCCACGACCCCTTCCCCTTCCCCGAGGTTTTACTAATATAGCTGGCCGATCCCTGAAAGTGATTTTTATATGGAATTAGTCTATTCAAGAAAcaataagattttttatatactGACTGAttagataattaattataattatacatacctaGTTAATCTTAAAGATCGCTGTGGTCGTTCTTCTAGAGCAGGGGTTGGTAAAGTGATAACAGGTTTTGCACCCTCTGACACGGGTAATTTGCGCGGTCTGCCACGCTTCTTCGGTTGCGGGGTAAACGGAACGCTTACAACACTTGAtacttcatttgttttcaaGTGATCTACTTCTAAAGGATCTTGAGATAATTCATTATTGGCAATGTTGAAGTCATGGGATTCAGAATTTTCATTAATAATCATTTCCTGTACTTCCGGATGTGATCGTTCAATTGCTATAACTTCAGTTACATCAGAGCTGCCAGTTGATGTGCTAGAGTCTATCTCTATAGACTGAGTTTTTTCTACACAGTTAATAGAATTTAGAGGCATGACCTGAATTTGCTTGGCTTGTAAATTCGACAGAATATTATGAAGCTTAGAATTACCATTTTTAGAACAGTTTTCATTGTTTAACATAGAATGATTGACTGCTTTAGTGGTTTGTTTACAATCCAATCCAGTTTTAGCTTCAGAGGTTGCATTTTCAGATTTAGGATTTACAGGGCGTATTGTCAGAGCCTTATTGGATAGTAACTGTCCAAGCTTTAACCGCTTTGTTTCTAATACTGAGAGTTCCGGTTCCTTTTTCTGCGGAGGGCTGGTTTCTACAGAAGGAGGCCTCTTTCCAGCATTACGCTTGATGGGAGGAGACTTATCTGATTCCTGAACAACCCTTGAACTACGTAACCTTTTTCCCAAGGCTACTGTTGGTGATGCATCCGCTAGTCCTTTTCGTTTGCTATTTACAATACCTTTTCTTTGCTTGTCATTAACCATTTCTTGAGTATTTTCAGGTGAGCAACTATCTTGCATGGTGTCAGGTCTTTTAATGTCTTCCGTTATAATTTTGGCAGAAGGACCATGATCAGTCTTATTAATTTTCAAGATAATTCGTGGAGAATCTTGACCTGAGCTTGTAGTTGTGATCTTTTCTGAAATATTAATTTCTAATGGTTTTGTTACATTGTCAGTTTCTGCTCTACAACGATTAAGAGACTGAGCATTTGGTGTAAGGGAAGTTGTTTCATTTTGTACATCCTGGCTGGGTGCATTACTTCTTTTTTTATCATGAGTTGTCTTTGAGTTTACTTTATCAATTTGGTCACAATTTGAAACGCTTGTTGAGCCCGCTGGAGCTAATTTAGTTTCTTCAGGCACAGTTGGATCACATTCTTCTGGTTCTTTTACTCTTGTTTCTATATCTTTCTTTTTGTGTTCTAACAACTTCTTTAATAATGTACAATTTGATAAAGTTGTCTGCTTGACAGATGGTGTGGTTTTACTAGGCTCCTTATTTTCTGGTTCTACATTAGTATTTACATGTTCTTTCTTATTAGATACTGCAACTGTACTGGTTCCATCAAAATCATTACTATGAGGAGTTTCCCTGGTCTTTGATTCCTTAGGAAGACAATTTTCCTTTGTTGTTTTACGATCTCCAGCAGTGACAggtattgtttcttttttatgcAATGAATTAACCTTTTCGGTCTTTGGGACTTCCAGACAATTTTCTGTAGCTTGAATTATACTGGAGTCCTCATTATGACAATTACTCAAATCATTATTAACAtgttcattttctatgggtTTGACAAGTGGTTTAATGTTGATTTTGGACACAATAGGTATGCTatcattaatattgttataaacatGTTCAATTTTATCATCCAGATTATTGATTTTTATGTCAGCTTTCAAACTTTCATCACTTGATGCATCCGTAACAGCTTTCATATTAATTTTCATCACTAATGGAGGATTCTTCACATTTGCATCTTCAGTGTCTCTGCTTTTGGATTGTTCAATTTGATCTGGTTTAACAACAGGCTTGATGTTCAGTTTGGTAATTACTGGAATTTCCTTCTTAGGGGATGAAGGCTGTGCATTTTCTTCTGGTTTTATAATAGGCTTGATGTTCAGTTTAGTAACAACAGGTATGTTACTTTCTGTTGAAGTATTAGGTTTGGCAATATCTTCATCACCTGCAGGTTTTAATATTggttttatgtttaatttagtAACAACAGGTATATCAGTATTGTCGTCACTTGAATTTCCTGTTTCAGAGGATTGGTTTTCAGTATCTTTCATATTTTCTTCTTCTAGTGGCTTAACTATAGGCTTAATATTAAGTTTAGTAACAACAGGTATACTATTTTCATCACTGTCTGCATTCCATTCATCACAGTCTTTTTGTTCCAAAGATTTTTCTTCAGGGTGTTTTAAtggttttatatttaattttgttactttAGGGATATCTTCTATACTAGAGTCTACTTCACTATCTTTAGGTTTTAGTATaggtttaatatttaattttgaaactaCAGGAACTTCATCTTTCATTTCTTCAGAGACTTCTCCATCTGTAGGTTTCAAAATGGGTTTGATGTTTAATTTTGTTACTACAGGAATTTGTTCAAGATTGTCACATTTTGATACAGACTTTTTAGGAGATGACTCAATGTCACTTTTAAGAACTGGTTTAATTGTGATTTTGGGGATGTGTGACGCCTCTTTAATTTCTCCACTAGTATCAGCACAATCTGCTGACTTACTCTTAGACATTTTAGTATCAGAATGATCAGCTGTACTGTCTTTGCCAGAATTTTCTAcatgttttataggttttattgTCAGCTTCGGGCTTAGTTGGCTGTCAGACTTAGCCACAGTTTTTATTGTCAATTTTGGTATCTTGTCCACTCTTTCTTCTGATGGGCTAACAACTAACTTTAGTTTCGAATCCGAGGCTTCCTGGTCAGGCTGCTGTAGACCTTTTATTGTGAGCTTAGGTACAGTTTGGTCTGTATAAAACTTGCCCTCCCCATCAGTTCCCGGTTTACCAAGCTTTATGGTAACTTTTGGTATGATGTCAGTAGGTCCTTGATCTGAGGTGGATGCCTGATCTGATGTGCTTGTTTCATCATTTTCTGAACATTCAGATTCTGATATTTCACTACTACTTGATTTTCGGTGAATATCATTTATCTTCTCTGGTGGTCTAAGAATaggtttaatattaatttttgtaatgttaggTATTGGCTCGCTATTTTTGGAGCTTTCTGTTTTTAGCTCATCTTCAGCAGGGGGCTTTATGGGTTTTATAGTCAATTTAGGGATGGGAGACTTTATATCCTCTGGTTGCTTtccacttaattttatagttagTTTAGGGATGTGCTTTGATGTCTCTGGTGAATCCTGAGTAGGCTCAGGAATGGGATGTTTTtcaatttctttgtttgtatcaTTAATGACTGGTTCTGGTACATTTGACACAGCCAAATTAAGTTTAATAGGAGGAACTTTCTTATGAACATCCTCATTTTCAGAGACCTGTAGTGTTGATGCCCCTGAGGAGTGGCTCGGTTGTTCAATCTCTTTACTTACAACAGGGTTTTCATTTGTTAATTTATTGATAGGTTCCGCAATGGATTCCGCAATAACGGATTCTGATTGACAAGCTGGACTGGGCTCTGCTTTATCTACTTCATCTATAGCTTCACTCGTACTAATGCAGTCTGAAGAACATGAAGCTGTTACTGTTGATGGTACAGTAGGTGATGAAGTTGATGGAGCCTCAATCTCAGGTGTAACTGCTTGACTTTGTGATTGTACACTCTGACTTGTTGATGGTGTAACTTTCTGTCTTACTAACTTGATTTTCTTACAAGGAGTTGTTGATGTCTCTGCTTTGCAGACACTAATTTCACTTACATTGCTACTTTCAACATCCTTTACATTACCATGTACAGGGGGGATGATGTCAGAAGAACTAGACACATCCTTTGCTACACTCTCACTGCTTGTCTGTCCAACATCATTATCACTAACTTGGGAATCAACAGTAGAGGAGACAGTGGTGTCCGGACGGCGATCATACGGAGTCGGCCGAATAAGTCTGCGGCGCAAAGGCGACCTTGTTGCAGACTCTTGTGTCCCTTCACTTATACTAACATCACTTGATGTAGACTCAACACTTTCAACAGTCACATTGTCTCTGTTATCACTGGAAGTCACATGCTTCACTGTCCGGTCATTTGATTCACATTCACTAATCTCACAAACACTTGGTACAGTTTCTACACTGCTGGAAGGAATATTTACAGCTGAGTAAGTGCTAGCTGCCTCTACATTCACATTTTGTGCCTCCGGGGCATCATTTTCTGCAGGTCCACAGACTTCAGGCACAGATGAACTAGCCTGGGGTTCTGTGCTACTGGTATTGGTGCCTGCAGAAACGGAACTTTCAGATATGTTGTCTACTGGGGTTTCAGGTAAGATCTCAGGTGCACTTTCACATTTGGCACTAGAGACTGGGGATAACACCAGGGCAACTTGTAGGTCTTCAGTGTTCTGTGATGTACTAGCATTTTCCTCTAGTTGAGGAATGCTATGATGTgctaggttttcagtggggggTGGCTCCAGCGGCGGAGGCTCGCTTGGGGCCGGCGGCGCGGCAGGCGTGGGTGGCGAAGTTGCAGGTTCGTCACATTCAGTCGACAATGGAACTCGTTTCGGTGCACCAGGTCCGTCACAAATTTCGTCAATCATGTCCAAAATCGCTTCCGTGCTCGCATTGTTGTCGTGCGTCGATGGCGACGGGACGCTGTCGCCGTCGAAGTTATCCTCCGACATCGTTCCGGACTCGCACGGCGTTTGGGCCCCCGATGCTTCTCGAGACGCATTGGCGGTCGCTTCGACCTCCTCGTTGAGCCCGAGGTCCTTTTCCCGCGCCGATCCACGGCGGGAAGCGTTCGTCGCGGCGCCCGCATCGTCTTCTGAACTCTCCATTATCTACTGTTTTGCGACGCTGTCATGTCTGAAATACAAAACGCTCGCTGGGTGATATTTACGTTACGAACGGGTAACCTGACGACGTGCGAGATTGACAAGCCACAGGCACCATTCTAATTCACCATAACGCTACTAAAATTTCTTCACGGGGTCCACAGTGATGATTAATATACGTACACatgtatattattttcatattcaCAACGTTTCAATCTCGCTCGATTGGCCGCGAGGTCATAGAAACTATTTAACAGCGTAAACCGGCAAACAAAAAGCTTGTATACGCCATTTTTAAAACCAAAGACATGGCAGGTTTGGTCGTA belongs to Cydia strobilella chromosome 15, ilCydStro3.1, whole genome shotgun sequence and includes:
- the LOC134748035 gene encoding mucin-2 isoform X2 gives rise to the protein MESSEDDAGAATNASRRGSAREKDLGLNEEVEATANASREASGAQTPCESGTMSEDNFDGDSVPSPSTHDNNASTEAILDMIDEICDGPGAPKRVPLSTECDEPATSPPTPAAPPAPSEPPPLEPPPTENLAHHSIPQLEENASTSQNTEDLQVALVLSPVSSAKCESAPEILPETPVDNISESSVSAGTNTSSTEPQASSSVPEVCGPAENDAPEAQNVNVEAASTYSAVNIPSSSVETVPSVCEISECESNDRTVKHVTSSDNRDNVTVESVESTSSDVSISEGTQESATRSPLRRRLIRPTPYDRRPDTTVSSTVDSQVSDNDVGQTSSESVAKDVSSSSDIIPPVHGNVKDVESSNVSEISVCKAETSTTPCKKIKLVRQKVTPSTSQSVQSQSQAVTPEIEAPSTSSPTVPSTVTASCSSDCISTSEAIDEVDKAEPSPACQSESVIAESIAEPINKLTNENPVVSKEIEQPSHSSGASTLQVSENEDVHKKVPPIKLNLAVSNVPEPVINDTNKEIEKHPIPEPTQDSPETSKHIPKLTIKLSGKQPEDIKSPIPKLTIKPIKPPAEDELKTESSKNSEPIPNITKINIKPILRPPEKINDIHRKSSSSEISESECSENDETSTSDQASTSDQGPTDIIPKVTIKLGKPGTDGEGKFYTDQTVPKLTIKGLQQPDQEASDSKLKLVVSPSEERVDKIPKLTIKTVAKSDSQLSPKLTIKPIKHVENSGKDSTADHSDTKMSKSKSADCADTSGEIKEASHIPKITIKPVLKSDIESSPKKSVSKCDNLEQIPVVTKLNIKPILKPTDGEVSEEMKDEVPVVSKLNIKPILKPKDSEVDSSIEDIPKVTKLNIKPLKHPEEKSLEQKDCDEWNADSDENSIPVVTKLNIKPIVKPLEEENMKDTENQSSETGNSSDDNTDIPVVTKLNIKPILKPAGDEDIAKPNTSTESNIPVVTKLNIKPIIKPEENAQPSSPKKEIPVITKLNIKPVVKPDQIEQSKSRDTEDANVKNPPLVMKINMKAVTDASSDESLKADIKINNLDDKIEHVYNNINDSIPIVSKINIKPLVKPIENEHVNNDLSNCHNEDSSIIQATENCLEVPKTEKVNSLHKKETIPVTAGDRKTTKENCLPKESKTRETPHSNDFDGTSTVAVSNKKEHVNTNVEPENKEPSKTTPSVKQTTLSNCTLLKKLLEHKKKDIETRVKEPEECDPTVPEETKLAPAGSTSVSNCDQIDKVNSKTTHDKKRSNAPSQDVQNETTSLTPNAQSLNRCRAETDNVTKPLEINISEKITTTSSGQDSPRIILKINKTDHGPSAKIITEDIKRPDTMQDSCSPENTQEMVNDKQRKGIVNSKRKGLADASPTVALGKRLRSSRVVQESDKSPPIKRNAGKRPPSVETSPPQKKEPELSVLETKRLKLGQLLSNKALTIRPVNPKSENATSEAKTGLDCKQTTKAVNHSMLNNENCSKNGNSKLHNILSNLQAKQIQVMPLNSINCVEKTQSIEIDSSTSTGSSDVTEVIAIERSHPEVQEMIINENSESHDFNIANNELSQDPLEVDHLKTNEVSSVVSVPFTPQPKKRGRPRKLPVSEGAKPVITLPTPALEERPQRSLRLTRDRPAILVKPRGRGRGRGVKRALASPPKEPEPIVETATNFFNKEDKTPEEIDPTSSRVKLPRMTEALDKMPSVCTTPLSSRKSRDSCSSTDMKIFPETQELKVVLETTLPKLEDTFMKSPETPGSEGRGRGGRGRGSRGGRGRGAAKTPRGRGRGRGGGRGAMYMKETMGIYGRVCGPATTTVQLFEEETCMMDDNATPAKPSHLLDEDSQSSVKSSTNESSTKMRKSKFADLFDSNKVWTAADVKEYMWPPPENPSAEHQVMMIQEQVAMFLGVKSFKRRYPELKRRAVGGEERDYILRKGIVTEALCDLGITAVDASEVLDIMLSDYPHKYEEYRSHQRERQIAVAQEPPEKPEVRVDRVEMKISDKSSDKPEPPKIDPEKTRQDMAAAAIASASEWNARLNSVRRGACADLQTMTVQRRRAPLKSPGTHVKPPAGFYPHALLPGQYQHTYRYYTPDQLRYFPLNTVVGAPPAPPSPCESSSESEPDWGSHLDSSDDNSRSRHQPPKKLMKVKRSSSMLEPKEEPRDEELCRACHLREEGNRKYSHERFLVCANCNCRLHPHCVELPADTIRKVREYAWQCAECKTCCACALPADDDKMLFCDLCDRGFHIYCVGLERVPTGRWHCVECAICKSCGARDPNGLAPGAAPAPGPAAPAPGPSAPAPAPAPGTPQGSVSAPGADWHHQTRRGPGGHKLYSHSLCTPCARAYRIGRYCPLCDRSFIGPKGTMQLVICKLCDRQLHQDCVKQTVAALNVLDYTCGDCRRAGISSRSAAARLAPRTIATLFMAKRRFNKYAHRQYLASRAREAGGDAEAETEAEAEAAPDLSSDPDDPQPFED